Genomic segment of Umezawaea sp. Da 62-37:
TTGGACGATCCTGCGTCCTGGGGCGCTCACGGATGAACCCGCCAGAGGGACAGTGGCGTTGGGTGAGACGGTGGACCGGGGGTCGATCCCGCGGGCGGATGTGGCAGCGGTGATCCTGGCTTTGATCGATCGGCCGGAGACGGTCGGGCGGACGTTGGAAGTGGTTGGTGGGGACGACCCGATTTAGGGGGGTCTTGGGGGTTGGGGAGTGAAGCCCGGTCCCCGGTGGGTTGGGGGTGTCTGGTGTAGCCCGGCCCCCGTAGCGCAATTGTCTCAATGCCCCACCCCTGTTTGTCAAGGCGGGAAAGATGCCTTGACAAACAGGGGTGGGGCAGGAGGGCGCTGTGTATCGGGGGCAGGGGTAGGTCTGGCTTCGCCAGCATCGGCTGTGCCGATTCAAGCATCAGCTGCGCTGACTGGGCATCCTCGCTGCGCGTTGGACAGAGGGCGGGCGCTCCGCGCCGGATGCGAGGGGCGGCTGCGCCGATCAGGTGCCCAGTACGCGGTCGAGGTACGGGTTGGTGAAGAGGTGGTCTGGGTCTACCTGGTTGCGGATTCGGGTGAAGTCGTCGAATCGGGGGTAGCGGTTCCGGAGGGCTTCGGCGTTGAGCGTGTGCATTTTGCCCCAGTGGGGTCTACCGCCTGCTGAGGCTGCGATGTGTTCGAAGGCGTCGAAGTATTTGCGGTAGGGCATGCCTAGGAACTGGTGGACTGCGATGTAGGCGGTGTCGCGGCCGGACGCGGTGGAGAGCCAGATGTCGTCGCCCTGGGCGGTGCGGACTTCTACGGGGACGATGACGCCGTGGTCGAGTTTCTTCACGGCGGCGCGCAGTTCTTTGATGACATCGTGCAGGGCTTCTCTGGGGACCGCGTATTCGGACTCGACGAAGCGGACTCGGCGTGGGGAGACGAAGACGCGGTGCGAGTGGTCGCTGTAGACGCGTTCGGAGAGGGCCGCGGCGCAGAGCTTGTTGAGCGGGCGGGCGGTTTTGGGGATGCCGCGGGCCAGGCGGGCCACTAGGCCGAAGACGGTGTTCTCCATGACTTCGTACTCGTAGAAGCGGCGCAGTTTCGAGAGCGGTTCGGGTTCTGTTCCCGTTGGTACGCGGTTGTTGCGCTTCACGAGTACGCCGTCGCCGTGCAGGAACCAGTGGAACTCCACGTGGTCCTCGACCGCGGTCAGGTCGTCGAACTCCTCGAGGATGCCGTCGAGGTGGCCGGTGGTCTCGCGGGCGTGCAGGACGAACGAGGGAACGCAGCGCAGGGTGAGTGTGCTGATCACGCCGAGTGCGCCGAGGCCGAGGCGGGCGGCGTTGAAGAGGTCGGGGTTCTCCGTGGGGGAGCACGACGCGATCGAGCCGTCGGCCAGGACGAGTTCCAGTGCCTCGATCTGGGTTGAGAGGCCGCCCAGCTTGGCGCCGGTGCCGTGGGTGCCGGTCGACACGGCACCGGAGATCGTCTGGGCGTCGATGTCGCCGAGGTTCGCCATTGCCAGGCCGAGGCGGTCGAGGCTCGCGTTCAGCTGGTGGAGCGGGGTACCCGATCGGACTTTGACCAGGCCGGATTCGGTGTCGGCTGAGATGATTCCGGTCCAGGCGTCGAGGTCGAGGGCGACGCCCGGTGCCACCGCGATCTCGGAGAAGGAGTGCCCGCTCCCGCGTGGCCGCACCGTCCGCCCGTCCGCGCGCGCGGACGTGATCGCGTGGGCGATCGCATCGGTGCTGGCCGGGTGCTCGACCCGGAGGGGGGAGGCGGACGCGGTGCCCGCCCAGTTGGTCCACTGGGCCTTCATGGGGCGACTCCTCGGACTGTGACGAACAAT
This window contains:
- a CDS encoding D-arabinono-1,4-lactone oxidase, with translation MKAQWTNWAGTASASPLRVEHPASTDAIAHAITSARADGRTVRPRGSGHSFSEIAVAPGVALDLDAWTGIISADTESGLVKVRSGTPLHQLNASLDRLGLAMANLGDIDAQTISGAVSTGTHGTGAKLGGLSTQIEALELVLADGSIASCSPTENPDLFNAARLGLGALGVISTLTLRCVPSFVLHARETTGHLDGILEEFDDLTAVEDHVEFHWFLHGDGVLVKRNNRVPTGTEPEPLSKLRRFYEYEVMENTVFGLVARLARGIPKTARPLNKLCAAALSERVYSDHSHRVFVSPRRVRFVESEYAVPREALHDVIKELRAAVKKLDHGVIVPVEVRTAQGDDIWLSTASGRDTAYIAVHQFLGMPYRKYFDAFEHIAASAGGRPHWGKMHTLNAEALRNRYPRFDDFTRIRNQVDPDHLFTNPYLDRVLGT